The DNA sequence TGGGGAGGTGAAGCAGTTAGTGAGACGCTGAGACTTTGGTGGAGAAGctcaccacacacgcacacacacactcaccgccTGACGATGGACGCAGGTGTGAGTATCTCCGCCTGTCTGTAGTTCTTGTTGCTTCAAAGTCTGTTGGTGTTTTGGTGCTTTGTCGGTAAATTAGCCAAGTATTTGCAGTCTAAGATTTTTatggttatatttatttacctatctgttGTGTTGTGCAGGTGTAAATGTCGCCACCTGTCTGTAATTGTGctgcttcaaagtttgttggtgttttggtgCTGTCATTAAATTAGCCAAATATTTGAAGTCTCCTAaaattactatttatttatttatttacttatttcacttcatttcgtttttgttcgttttttccatgttttcttttgatttcctttcactttattctatccttatttttatatttatagtaatgggagaggggtggagaaaaatattaaacgATAACTGAGGCGCTGAGGCATttatgtacgtacgtacgtgtgtgtgtgtgtgtgtgtgtgtgtgtgtgtgtcgggggacgggatgtaattttgttttggctGAAGATTAGCACGACTGTTCACCTGTTGtccgtgttttgtttttttatttatttatttttatttatttatttatttatttttttatgcatttcttgTACTAGGGAGTTTTCAGGCAGTCTCGGCAGGGTTGGTAGGCGTGTCGGTGTGCGGGGTGCCAGAAACATGCATGGGAGGAGTAGTGAATATAGCTAATGTGTGTCTACCTGTGTATCGATCTAGCTAACTACATATTGCTTAATTTACGAGTGCCACTTATTTGATTACTACAGCTGCACTAAACACACGCAGCAGTACCAAAGTGAATAGCGTGTTATCAGTGAATCCGTCCTTGTTGTCAGTTTTTGTGCTCAGTGTGTAACggtacttttttgtgtgtgcataaAGAAAGAGTAACCTTGCATGTATCTATTGCACAAGGAGAgtttgttggggatttgctatCAAGTGTTTGCCTGTTTTGCTCTTAAAAGGAATCGAGTCAATTAGTTCACGGTTTCAGATGGCAGCTTGTTCCGAAGTGACGGCGAGGTGAGGAAGTGTTTCGCCTCCACGGATTTGAAGCGCTTCGGTGCAGTCTTGCAACTTTCCTTTGTTGGGAGGCTGAGACGATCTATATAATCATTACTTCTGTGCAGGCGAGGCAGTGATGGCTAGCACAGGACTCACAGCTCCGGCCtgcctggtggtgatggcaatggcaGCGTGGTGTGGTGGCACTTCTAACACCACGCACGAGACACCACCTCTCACATtcacacaccacaaccacacgaAAGTCATTCAGGACATGGCTGATAAGGCGACGCACATCCACTACAGTGTACTAGGCGTGAGTCACAAACtacgagaggagaaggaaagaaaactactTGACGGGGATCAGGAAGACGATGCTAGTGGTGAAGAGAGTGACCTTGTGCACGATTTCAGGCCTTCCGGGGCTGCTGGTGTCTCAGAGGATGTGAGGGTAGTGAGTGGGGCGTCCTTGAATGCTCTGTATGAACTGTATGCTCTTGCTTCCTACATTGCCTCTGtcagtaatgaaggaaagacaagcAGTGAGTTGAAGGGAGCTAGTGTTGTATCTGCCTTTGATAAGAAGCGTTTGAATGAGATAAAAGGATCTGATACCGCATATGCCAGTGATAAAAATAGTTTGAATGAGAAAAAGGGAGCTGGTATTGCTTCTTCCAGTGACAAGAAGCGTTTGAATAAATTAAAGGGATCCGAGAATGGACATTTAAACGCTCTATATACCTTGTACTCCTTGGTCAATTACGTGAGAGGCGAGGTAGTGCACATCGAGACCGCAAAGACACAAGAACGCAAGGGAAAGCAGAAGAGGACTACATCAGAAGCGGATCGGTTATTAGCACTGCACGGCGAGAATCGGACCAGGGAGGCGAGCGAGGAAGCTGACAGTGAGGCAGGCGAGGAAACAGGCGGCCGCAAATGGTCCTTATACGTGGTGGTTTCCGTGAGTGTGCTGGTCGTCGTGATGATCATACTGCTGGCAGCGTTGTGTATCGTGCGCTTCTGTAGGCGAGCGGTATTTAGTTTCGGCTCCAGGCGGCCCATTGTGAGGGGCATGTGCAGCCCTGTCAAGTAGCTCGCCCTTCTCTTGCTGCATTTGGGTGTGTCTTACGTAGCTTGGCAGGATTTGAGTCATGTTGGGTAACCTGACCTAGCCCTGTCTTACCTGGTCTTACGTGTTTGTTAATTTGACAGGGTTTGGTTGTATTTTGTAACTTGATCTGTCAAGTAACCCGCCTCCATGTCTTTGTATGTTTGGATGTTAGTTCGGCAGGTTTTGGTTAATGTTTGGTGATATGAACTGTCTGTCTTACGTGTTTGTTAATTGGCAGGGTTGGTTCGTGTCTGATAACCTCGTCTAGCTTCGTCTTGCATTGTCTTAGCTAACATGTCCTAACCAAACTTTGCTTAACTTGATCTAAACAaatttaacctcacctaattccAGCAAACTACTTTACCTTACGTTACtgtaccttaccttaccttatctaacctaaacttaaccttaccttaccttaccttaccttaccgaaCGTAaattaaccaaaccttacctgacgtaacttaaccttacctaacttcaaCCAacctaccttaccttaccttaacttAAGCTATCCTCacttcggtaatgttcttctcaGCTTATTTATGATTaagaagggaagataatgaATATTTGAAAGCATAAAGGAGTGTTAAAATATATTATTGCATGAATAATTAAAATATGTACGTAAGACTACTGTCCTTCCATCAAACCTTGGTAAAGAAGTAACGGGCTCAAGTctgaaattttatatatatatatatatatatatatatatatatatatatatatatatatatatatatatatatatatatatatatatatatatatatatatataataaaataaaaaaacaagagatagaaagaaactggttctcagatAGTGACAGGTGACTGGAATAGAtttgttgataatgttcttaGTGCAGGatcaagataaagataaaacaaataaggaTGACCGGTGGAAATTGGCAAGTTTTCTACAGGGACTGTTATACAAGAGCACAACTCTTGTGCTATTGTATAACAGGTTTGTTTgttgtgagaaagaaaagaggtttAAATGCCTAT is a window from the Scylla paramamosain isolate STU-SP2022 chromosome 26, ASM3559412v1, whole genome shotgun sequence genome containing:
- the LOC135113754 gene encoding uncharacterized protein LOC135113754, translating into MASTGLTAPACLVVMAMAAWCGGTSNTTHETPPLTFTHHNHTKVIQDMADKATHIHYSVLGVSHKLREEKERKLLDGDQEDDASGEESDLVHDFRPSGAAGVSEDVRVVSGASLNALYELYALASYIASVSNEGKTSSELKGASVVSAFDKKRLNEIKGSDTAYASDKNSLNEKKGAGIASSSDKKRLNKLKGSENGHLNALYTLYSLVNYVRGEVVHIETAKTQERKGKQKRTTSEADRLLALHGENRTREASEEADSEAGEETGGRKWSLYVVVSVSVLVVVMIILLAALCIVRFCRRAVFSFGSRRPIVRGMCSPVK